Proteins from a genomic interval of Garra rufa chromosome 4, GarRuf1.0, whole genome shotgun sequence:
- the sinup gene encoding siaz-interacting nuclear protein, whose translation FSAGTEPEKSYKSVFKSRQPLAFSPNRQYALAVVAPLQKQDSCETVLADDGSSGAALPAHADNQREIQYDFFTLRRPRYDAYDNWLSSTPFEPFSFDERDAARKVQRERRLQMMRQEQELQWVSTFKAHPIRRYKPIAQLCRQSKNHSQQSD comes from the exons TTTTCCGCAGGTACAGAACCGGAGAAGAGCTACaaaagtgtgtttaaaagtagacAGCCGTTAGCGTTCTCGCCTAACCGCCAGTACGCTTTggccgtcgtcgcccctctgcaAAAACAGGACAGCTGTGAAACTG TCTTGGCAGATGACGGATCTTCAGGAGCAGCTTTACCTGCTCATGCAGATAACCAAAGAGAAATCCAATATGATTTTTTTACGTTGAGACGTCCACGTTATGACGCATACGATAATTGGCTTTCGTCAACCCCTTTCGAGCCATTCTCTTTTGATGAGCGGGATGCTGCACGGAAAGTTCAGCGTGAGAGGAGACTACAAATGATGCGCCAGGAGCAAGAACTGCAGTGG GTTTCAACATTTAAAGCGCATCCAATAAGAAGATACAAACCAATTGCTCAACTCTGCAGACAGTCCAAGAACCATTCACAACAGTCGGACTAA